One segment of Salvelinus fontinalis isolate EN_2023a chromosome 12, ASM2944872v1, whole genome shotgun sequence DNA contains the following:
- the LOC129866654 gene encoding uncharacterized protein LOC129866654 isoform X2 → MEIENGAARGVLLPVLPGSEPFDNSILPPLQNMYMYEESKQSFRYNSAFLIKNATLQDRYEAFRTERRGMGYSEEELEESYGFLLFDDKNKANKLGETGVIPGHSTCSTLGDPSKGVYVSKYSDCLDINRWYHGKSGYIAIIRLTKGRVKDVTENYTVNYTSPSNGFDCHVSEQLSAVSANTSSFLAFERTQYYMYELPGGGAESTVQPPSHACPFAIVAFSYWDTKTPASEDQEKSEEEKTVFHYYPWWGQLQISSQVYHVGLKSSTGPLIPAKLPTVMAVDGAIKMSDLRQKLPKAIFETCFIGEVSLEGMGCSLYELAPSEAEDTSLSQLTQELKEKDLALAIQLNDSGFLILLHSSHFLTYEDAGSNKPEVLQGMFVFPDSRAIQRDTKICSKKPSLSPEVLQVVPALNYAETEVEKCLPEQSGELRGLLEQHIQSYAALIHPGLTISPSREASIFPDQFDVPDALKYLYSSPKWTEMGWKCLKSYFHQPGSFELSVSRATELLAAGREERGDEPDDDVYYCLSSPEGPPMTPASLGGPEEEQSGGQSPGDTADTATYISNAPAVSTEDFDKPGMTKADSNAPNKRVEEEKNLPSKEVQDKVQHVQPKGVQEEVPSDLIKPAVPAGNFGKPVLKKADSNAPGTTLIPKEVQKERPYDLSQPAVLADDSGKNKAVPGVGVEDEGTHLNQEEVQVDRQKEVKEDMLSDLSQPAVSAENLRKAGPAVLGKADCKAPEVGVTNEGTNLHLKEVQKDIPSGLSQPAVSAENLRKAGPAVLGKADCKAPEVGVTNEGTNLHLKEVQKDIPSGLSQPAVSEEELKKPGPALATKPNIKAVETGVEDKGGDLPKEVQEEFPFDLSQLAVSAKVFAIAGMTVMTKATEVTEVSTSPASGDLPTVLVITATEGTATVVPHNENFGLINTESITKNSSSLPPAKVQERGGSALNGQRGKANEVNNFSTSDWRKRPRKRRRFSGLGKRVLRSSAADFEEEETEKGCLDSSKVYSLKKRKEMTDLVQLNPWKKKERMDVTQVRPLKMKRELMNLTLDPPLKKKERMAVTQVRPLKMQRELMNLTLDPPLKKKERMDVTQVRPLKMQRELMNLTLDPPLKKKKESKDSINFYPFKSKESMDLNHDGHPLKKKTDRWDLKAIISECGRIFVPHGSEVIAKDIESLKVMGKVIDHKQCADEMMVEACIKVPQPIETGDEPGLELIKSGENKDSHIWSSDSKDHPPEVKMADVDKMASQKPSELVQNKDMDFPSLEKHKKNCQFVAISLSKLKTVFSRRGKRKTPLKPVSEDQMLPLDKKSKADAGMDKMESVHLSNSCKDTPDRTRGAAEVAKEQTFGLDPKFALALGLTPRELHNDALKSPEKSDIPLKKDIQSRLDLVTPQATSDQMSEALPSPPSATITLTGRGSPLKMKCKPADSIRKKWWLHYHTPASFEKEKVAQPISPQLLTLNPDVRRVVSRGRPRTVKKDASDASCPPADALTLLADLALSTSNDKVLDQLALQQQECCPSLVISDNSVKDGSSPHESDGEPESVLHALLKHPSVARLKLPPQSPSPKGLVVGSGERVVLVSQEHSYSLPPSSSLLLGLSGSTLQVPISEGLQPHRKDMVYGDGTQALRTFLCQEQDQNRKELGEEPGVAPESMSKGIGRRQKFRRLRRFIEKDSSVQVTRLWKENYDFNSDSKFTNDPMDKTVIRALHGPWDFNIEDTNEQVQLIIHMWIGLFYSRSTARFFQADPSLLCMEEKDSTEVDHGMVYRDRVDSMTSDKASELDDEETNNHENDSNGTLQNDVSPNRRTLESDGSYILLCEQAASVYINQEKVLETQRIARGLEGKAKKEIQKEERSHDGVHNIASLKTMESKDVDEAQQVKDNDSVKTMSCTKVLGDGDVTNMADRVERNASEPRDGSYVAICDGSESKTHKAYHSVKDSVEAAKPEAVHVGKDTTNKEINAQPAGNDSIGTALKAMHDEKIPKGVSRNDGNSKNEVQTALQEGNDTRDEALPAVNYEKESGDKAAAAVCGGNSSVAETPTELSHNENGSQKETPSVVHSGNDSILPVKLYSKLYIDEEPTAVNDRNASPGEVQPMEQVGEVSIGTTRVLLEMQGEIKSKDEVPTTRVFPLCGENTPCVGEFDTPIQSKDVSGEAKTTVVETDSNGIRDSKDQEQVSMPGQSKSDIDTQGPQHSQDETSEVLTGQVEIPLIGVGIPREDIAHTDVLHSHSPTPERVRAQIEIPFIGVELPFIGVEKDSKDIMHTEVHDTHLCHRDNLFSGEMFRKASKGTESVSRCPTPIVDDGYIPIPDIDSGCLVICDADGVSKPLGRCPTPTQDEPPFVTELSYDHHTPETVFLPDSKDTNSPNLNSGFALIENEKAYREPHEPSLGSSPSSVENMLHKSSNNNSKPNNLEAIGNQFSQLLTEPRKKPIATSTPLNTPYTSSKEKNNNNPYSNMRLAPAEQDLYALSSHDSLHRFPDSYPKTHSTLTQKAAFSVPSIHLEVLSNETTERTLTRDLSEIALEGDTNLCPASTEIIIQSIRQSIPGVSGPTAASQNLSGHNFTEPHPYSQQLAMAVNLSKSEGSRGEYSWKEGQTNIDPMSSDVLKSKQTAAPVHSNTDPHPYNTPYVTEMRRQIASLQDNVTDESEEPAVEQDNIESSLETNWISDDQHASNTSQLNKTKLDFINSLRQYQQWDKGEFDDVLDFSKQGTSSSSVTFQSEESDKIFTRMEENKQDWLKYCRSERSGNTSKSQIDLDDEHEEVSSFAKPCLVTVLDHKGNRITYENYPVLKPSTSMHTRTVPNSDRQGSSRFLDFSKRWDDTHNADESDLTQSSVDLETLIFSERMNQMLKRKKKSSSSRYNRARHHRSNVEERASSCSPAVTVHFSNLQEQESSEEHWEGLPSLAGQKLKIDMPERKGMPEETDRDMPQHLQKLSYTKGSEMTHVKVSDLVAESFEAYHAMMTEVCAGRKYPHRTERLKREEAKRNSLPKSRAPSKDKEFCGQMKKDMYDSLHDNLNSVVKQSCKNKFRFYILVTSDDPFFNETKELLEAEGHITVEQSQFCLGKDSPSSPLYIILRNEDIAEHICEVPHLLELKKSQNVLFAGIDRPDDIVNLTHQELFSKGGFVVFEGAALDTLSLSNIKKMSGFLEGLSKKGKWKWLLHYKDSRKLKENARSSAEAQGKKSFMDICQEAGMVEVLPYHECDVISRTRPNYLHCLVRLQVQNVSARLPVFITDTTADKAFAKHGIFTMNINSFLLISQSDTCTIS, encoded by the exons GTGTGTACGTGTCCAAGTACTCCGACTGCCTGGACATAAACCGCTGGTACCACGGGAAGTCTGGATACATCGCCATCATCAGACTCACCAAG GGCAGAGTGAAAGACGTGACAGAGAACTACACAGTAAACTACACCTCTCCCTCTAATGGGTTTGACTGTCATGTATCAGAGCAGCTCAGTGCCGTGTCGGCCAAcaccagctccttcctggccttTGAGAGAACACAG TACTACATGTATGAGCTGCCTGGTGGAGGGGCTGAATCGACAGTCCAGCCTCCTAGCCATGCCTGCCCATTCGCTATAGTGGCTTTTTCCTATTGGGATACCAAGACACCTGCATCAGAGGACCAAGAGAAAAG TGAGGAAGAAAAAACAG TGTTTCACTACTACCCCTGGTGGGGTCAGCTCCAAATCAGCTCCCAGGTCTACCATGTGGGTCTGAAGTCCAGCACTGGACCCCTGATTCCAGCTAAACT TCCAACAGTAATGGCAGTTGACGGAGCCATTAAAATGTCAGATCTGAGGCAGAAATTACCGAAGGCTATATTTGAAACCTGCTTCATCGGTGAAG TTTCTCTGGAAGGAATGGGTTGCAGTCTGTATGAGCTGGCACCCAGTGAGGCTGaggacacctctctctctcagcttacACAGGAGCTCAAGGAGAAAGACCTG GCCCTCGCAATACAACTGAATGATAGTGGTTTCCTTATACTGTTACATTCATCTCACTTCCTCACATATGAAG ATGCTGGGTCCAATAAGCCAGAGGTATTGCAGGGGATGTTTGTGTTTCCGGATTCCAGAGCTATAcaacgag ACACCAAGATCTGCTCGAAGAAGCCCTCCCTCTCACCAGAGGTCCTCCAGGTGGTGCCTGCACTGAACTACGCAGAGACAGAGGTGGAAAAGTGCCTCCCTGAACAGAGTGGGGAGCTACGTGGTTTACTAGAGCAGCATATCCAGAGCTACGCTGCCCTCATCCACCCTGGGCTTACTATCAGTCCATCTAGGGAAGCCAGCATCTTCCCAGATCAGTTTGATGTTCCTGACGCCCTCAAATATCTCTACTCCAGCCCAAAGTGGACTGAAATGGGATGGAAATGTCTCAAGTCTTACTTTCACCAGCCGGGCTCCTTCGAGCTCTCTGTATCCAGGGCCACGGAACTTCTGGCGGCTGGACGAGAGGAGCGAGGGGATGAGCCAGATGATGACGTCTACTACTGTCTGTCATCTCCAGAAGGCCCCCCCATGACTCCTGCTAGTCTGGGTGGCCCAGAGGAGGAGCAGTCAGGGGGACAGTCACCAGGAGACACAGCTGACACAGCCACATACATAAGTAATGCACCGGCAGTATCTACAGAGGACTTTGACAAACCTGGTATGACCAAGGCAGACAGTAATGCACCAAATAAAAGAGTAGAGGAAGAGAAGAACTTGCCTTCAAAGGAGGTGCAAGACAAGGTGCAACATGTGCAACCCAAGGGGGTGCAGGAGGAAGTGCCCTCTGATCTTATCAAGCCTGCGGTCCCAGCAGGGAACTTTGGGAAACCTGTCTTGAAGAAGGCTGACAGTAATGCACCAGGGACAACTTTGATTCCAAAAGAGGTGCAGAAGGAGCGTCCCTATGATCTTTCCCAGCCTGCTGTGTTGGCAGATGATTCTGGGAAGAACAAGGCCGTACCAGGGGTAGGAGTAGAGGATGAAGGGACACATTTGAACCAAGAGGAAGTCCAAGTGGATAGGCAAAAGGAGGTGAAAGAGGATATGCTTTCTGATCTTTCACAGCCTGCAGTCTCTGCAGAAAACTTGAGGAAAGCTGGCCCAGCAGTGTTGGGTAAGGCAGACTGTAAAGCACCAGAGGTGGGAGTAACGAATGAAGGGACAAACTTGCACCTGAAAGAGGTGCAAAAGGATATACCCTCCGGTCTTTCACAGCCTGCAGTCTCTGCAGAAAACTTGAGGAAAGCTGGCCCAGCAGTGTTGGGTAAGGCAGACTGTAAAGCACCAGAGGTGGGAGTAACGAATGAAGGGACAAACTTGCACCTGAAAGAGGTGCAAAAGGATATACCCTCCGGTCTTTCACAGCCTGCAGTCTCTGAAGAGGAATTGAAGAAACCTGGGCCGGCCCTGGCAACCAAGCCCAACATTAAAGCAGTAGAGACAGGAGTAGAGGATAAAGGGGGGGATTTGCCTAAGGAGGTGCAAGAGGAGTTTCCATTTGATCTTTCCCAGCTTGCAGTGTCGGCAAAGGTTTTTGCAATAGCCGGTATGACAGTGATGACCAAGGCCACAGAGGTGACAGAGGTTTCAACCTCACCTGCATCAGGTGACCTCCCAACAGTGCTAGTCATCACTGCCACTGAAGGAACTGCAACCGTTGTACCTCATAATGAGAACTTTGGCTTGATCAATACAGAGTCGATCACAAAGAACTCCTCCAGTTTGCCACCAGCCAAAGTACAGGAGAGGGGTGGAAGTGCTCTCAATGGGCAACGTGGCAAGGCCAATGAGGTCAATAACTTCTCTACATCAGATTGGAGGAAACGGCCAAGGAAACGGCGTAGATTTAGCGGGTTGGGTAAACGGGTCTTGAGGTCTTCAGCAGCTGACTTTGAAGAGGAAGAAACTGAGAAGGGATGTTTGGATTCAAGTAAAGTCTACTCATTGAAAAAGAGGAAGGAAATGACAGATTTAGTTCAACTTAACCCATGGAAAAAGAAGGAAAGGATGGATGTAACCCAGGTTCGTCCATTGAAAATGAAGAGGGAACTGATGAATTTGACCCTAGATCCCCCATTGAAAAAGAAGGAAAGGATGGCTGTAACCCAGGTTCGTCCATTGAAAATGCAGAGGGAACTGATGAATTTGACCCTAGATCCCCCATTGAAAAAGAAGGAAAGGATGGATGTAACCCAGGTTCGTCCATTGAAAATGCAGAGGGAACTGATGAATTTGACCCTAGATCCCCCATTGAAAAAGAAGAAGGAAAGCAAGGATTCAATTAACTTTTACCCATTCAAAAGTAAGGAAAGTATGGATCTAAATCACGACGGCCACCCATTGAAAAAGAAGACAGATCGGTGGGACTTGAAGGCGATCATCTCCGAATGCGGTAGAATCTTTGTCCCTCATGGTTCAGAAGTTATCGCCAAGGATATAGAATCTTTGAAAGTTATGGGGAAAGTGATAGATCACAAACAATGTGCTGATGAGATGATGGTTGAAGCTTGTATCAAAGTACCCCAACCCATAGAGACAGGAGATGAACCTGGCCTAGAGTTGATAAAGTCAGGTGAAAACAAAGATTCACACATATGGAGTTCAGACAGTAAAGACCATCCGCCAGAGGTCAAAATGGCTGATGTAGACAAGATGGCCTCTCAGAAACCCTCAGAACTGGTCCAGAACAAAGACATGGATTTTCCTTCCttagaaaaacacaaaaagaattGTCAATTTGTTGCAATATCCCTCAGTAAACTAAAGACAGTTTTTTCAAGAAGGGGAAAGAGGAAAACACCTCTCAAACCGGTTTCAGAAGATCAAATGTTACCATTGGACAAGAAAAGCAAGGCCGATGCTGGCATGGATAAAATGGAAAGTGTTCATTTGAGTAATTCCTGCAAAGATACCCCGGACAGAACCAGAGGTGCTGCTGAAGTTGCAAAGGAACAGACATTTGGCCTAGACCCAAAGTTTGCACTAGCATTAGGCTTGACTCCTAGGGAGTTGCATAATGATGCACTCAAATCTCCAGAAAAAAGTGATATTCCATTGAAGAAAGACATTCAGAGCAGACTGGACCTGGTTACTCCACAAGCCACATCTGACCAAATGTCTGAGGCTTTGCCTAGCCCCCCTTCAGCAACAATAACCTTAACGGGTCGGGGGAGCccattgaaaatgaaatgcaagCCTGCAGACTCCATAAGGAAAAAAT GGTGGTTGCACTATCACACACCAGCTTCTTTTGAAAAAGAGAAAGTAGCACAGCCTATATCCCCCCAACTACTGACACTAAACCCTGATGTCAGGCGTGTTGTCAGTAGGGGTAGGCCTCGCACAGTGAAGAAAGATGCCAGTGATGCATCATGCCCACCAGCAGATGCTCTGACCCTATTGGCCGATTTGGCCCTCAGTACCAGTAACGACAAAGTACTGGACCAACTGGCTCTTCAGCAACAAGAATGCTGTCCAAGTTTGGTTATAAGTGACAACAGTGTCAAAGATGGCAGCTCTCCTCATGAGTCAGATGGTGAACCAGAGTCTGTCCTTCATGCACTGCTGAAGCACCCTTCTGTTGCTAGGCTTAAACTTCCCCCTCAGTCTCCGTCACCCAAGGGGCTGGTGGTGGGGAGTGGGGAGCGGGTTGTGTTAGTCTCACAAGAGCATTCTTACTCACTGCCGCCATCCTCCTCTCTACTATTGGGTTTGTCAGGTTCAACCCTCCAAGTCCCAATTTCGGAGGGACTTCAGCCGCATCGCAAGGATATGGTCTATGGTGACGGAACTCAAGCACTACGGACCTTCCTGTGTCAGGAGCAGGACCAGAACAGGAAGGAACTCGGGGAGGAACCCGGGGTGGCTCCAGAATCCATGAGCAAAGGAATTGGGCGCAGGCAGAAGTTCCGTCGGTTACGGCGGTTCATCGAAAAAGACAGCTCGGTTCAAGTGACAAGGCTGTGGAAGGAAAACTATGACTTTAATTCAGACAGCAAGTTTACCAACGACCCTATGGATAAAACAGTTATTAGAGCCCTACATGG CCCATGGGATTTCAACATTGAGGACACAAACGAACAGGTTCAGCTCATCATCCACATGTGGATAGGTCTTTTCTACAGCAGGTCCACTGCTAGGTTCTTCCAGGCAGACCCAAGTCTTCTATGTATGGAGGAAAAAGATTCTACAGAAGTGGATCATGGAATG GTTTACAGAGACCGTGTGGACAGCATGACGTCAGACAAAGCGAGTGAACTGGATGATGAAGAAACTAACAACCATGAGAATGACAGCAATGGTACCCTCCAAAATGATGTGTCCCCTAACAGAAGAACTTTGGAAAGTGATGGATCGTACATTCTCTTGTGTGAACAGGCAGCAAGTGTGTACATTAATCAAGAAAAGGTCCTGGAGACTCAAAGAATTGCCCGGGGTTTGGAGGGCAAAGCCAAAAAGGAAATCCAAAAGGAAGAGAGGAGCCACGATGGAGTACATAACATAGCAAGTCTTAAAACCATGGAATCTAAAGATGTTGATGAGGCGCAACAAGTTAAAGATAACGATTCAGTCAAAACAATGTCATGCACAAAGGTGCTGGGGGATGGTGACGTTACCAATATGGCTGACAGAGTTGAGCGTAATGCAAGTGAACCCAGAGATGGGTCTTACGTTGCCATCTGTGATGGCAGTGAGTCAAAAACGCACAAAGCATATCATAGCGTGAAGGATTCTGTTGAAGCAGCAAAACCAGAAGCAGTGCATGTTGggaaagacaccacaaacaaGGAAATCAATGCACAACCTGCTGGGAATGATTCCATTGGTACGGCACTCAAAGCAATGCATGATGAAAAGATTCCCAAAGGTGTGTCACGGAATGATGGGAACTCCAAAAATGAGGTGCAAACTGCATTGCAGGAAGGGAATGATACTAGAGATGAGGCACTACCAGCGGTGAATTATGAAAAAGAGTCGGGCGATAAAGCAGCAGCTGCAGTATGTGGTGGGAATAGTTCGGTAGCTGAAACACCAACAGAGTTATCACATAATGAAAATGGTTCCCAAAAAGAAACACCATCAGTGGTGCATAGTGGAAATGATTCCATACTACCTGTGAAACTGTATAGCAAGCTGTATATAGACGAAGAACCCACTGCGGTGAACGATAGAAATGCTTCCCCCGGTGAGGTACAACCAATGGAGCAGGTTGGGGAGGTTTCTATTGGCACTACTAGAGTACTGCTAGAGATGCAGGGTGAGATTAAATCGAAAGATGAGGTACCGACCACGAGAGTATTTCCACTATGTGGTGAGAACACGCCTTGTGTCGGTGAGTTCGACACGCCCATTCAGTCCAAGGATGTTTCAGGGGAGGCTAAAACAACAGTAGTTGAGACTGATTCCAATGGGATTAGGGATTCTAAAGATCAGGAACAGGTATCGATGCCGGGTCAGAGTAAATCTGATATCGACACACAAGGGCCCCAGCATTCTCAAGACGAGACGTCAGAAGTACTGACAGGCCAGGTAGAAATACCACTGATTGGAGTAGGAATTCCCAGGGAAGATATCGCACACACAGATGTTCTACATTCACACAGTCCGACACCAGAGAGAGTGCGTGCTCAGATAGAAATACCATTTATTGGAGTAGAATTACCATTCATTGGCGTAGAGAAGGATAGCAAGGATATCATGCACACCGAGGTGCACGACACTCACTTGTGTCATAGGGATAATTTGTTTTCAGGTGAAATGTTTAGAAAAGCTTCAAAGGGAACTGAATCTGTCAGTAGATGCCCAACCCCTATCGTGGACGATGGTTACATCCCGATTCCTGACATCGACAGTGGCTGCTTGGTTATCTGCGATGCCGATGGGGTCAGCAAACCCCTCGGCAGATGCCCAACACCTACACAAGATGAGCCACCTTTCGTTACAGAATTGTCTTATGACCATCACACACCGGAGACTGTTTTTTTGCCTGATTCGAAAGACACCAACAGTCCCAACCTCAATAGTGGTTTTGctcttattgaaaatgaaaaggcTTATCGTGAACCACATGAACCAAGTCTTGGTAGCAGCCCTAGCTCTGTAGAGAATATGTTGCATAAATCCAGCAACAACAATAGCAAACCAAATAATCTGGAAGCCATTGGTAATCAGTTCTCTCAATTATTGACTGAACCCCGCAAGAAGCCAATTGCCACTAGCACACCTCTCAACACTCCCTATACTTCTTCAAAGGAAAAAAACAATAACAATCCTTATTCAAATATGCGACTTGCCCCTGCTGAACAAGACCTGTATGCTCTTTCAAGTCACGATTCACTGCATAGGTTCCCtgactcctatcccaaaacacataGCACCCTAACACAGAAAGCAGCATTCTCTGTGCCATCAATCCACCTTGAAGTCCTGTCCAATGAAACAACAGAAAGAACATTAACTCGGGACTTGAGTGAAATCGCTTTGGAAGGAGACACTAACTTGTGTCCTGCCTCAACAGAGATTATCATACAGTCCATCCGTCAGAGTATCCCAGGAGTAAGTGGACCTACAGCAGCTTCTCAGAACCTTTCAGGGCACAACTTTACTGAGCCCCATCCATACAGCCAACAACTTGCCATGGCTGTGAATCTCTCCAAGAGTGAAGGCAGCAGAGGAGAGTACAGCTGGAAAGAAGGACAAACGAATATTGACCCTATGTCTTCAGATGTTCTCAAAAGCAAACAAACCGCTGCCCCTGTCCACTCAAACACTGATCCTCACCCGTATAACACACCATATGTCACCGAAATGAGGAGACAGATTGCAAGTTTGCAAGATAATGTTACGGATGAAAGTGAGGAGCCTGCCGTAGAGCAAGACAACATTGAATCTAGTCTAGAGACAAATTGGATATCAGATGACCAACACGCTAGTAATACATCCCAGTTGAATAAAACAAAACTTGACTTCATCAACTCTTTACGCCAGTATCAGCAATGGGATAAAGGGGAATTTGATGATGTTTTGGACTTCAGCAAGCAAGGCACTTCCTCTTCTTCAGTCACCTTCCAGTCTGAAGAATCAGACAAAATATTTACCCGTATGGAAGAGAACAAACAGGACTGGTTAAAGTATTGTAGGTCAGAGAGGAGTGGGAACACCTCCAAAAGCCAAATTGATTTGGACGATGAGCACGAGGAAGTTTCCTCATTTGCAAAGCcatgcctagttacagttttggaTCACAAAGGAAACAGAATCACCTATGAAAACTATCCCGTTCTGAAACCTTCAACAAGCATGCACACACGGACAGTTCCGAACTCAGACAGACAGGGCTCGAGCAGATTTCTGGACTTCTCCAAGAGGTGGGATGATACACATAACGCTGACGAATCTGACCTCACTCAGTCGTCTGTGGATCTGGAGACCCTCATCTTCTCAGAGAGAATGAACCAGATGCTAAAACGTAAAAagaagagtagcagcagcaggtaCAACCGAGCAAGACACCACAGGTCAAATGTAGAAGAGCGAGCTTCCTCCTGTAGCCCGGCTGTGACAGTGCACTTTTCCAACCTGCAGGAACAGGAAAGCTCGGAAGAACACTGGGAGGGACTACCTTCACTCGCAGGGCAGAAGTTAAAAATAGATATGCCTGAAAGGAAGGGTATGCCtgaagaaacagacagagatatgCCACAGCATCTTCAAAAACTCTCCTATACAAAGGGCAGTGAGATGACGCACGTCAAAGTTTCAGACCTGGTTGCGGAAAGTTTCGAGGCGTACCATGCCATGATGACTGAGGTCTGTGCAGGCAGAAAGTACCCACACAGAACCGAGAGACTCAAGAGAGaagaagcaaagagaaacagtTTGCCAAAGTCTCGAGCCCCAAGCAAAGACAAAGAGTTCTGTGGTCAGATGAAGAAGGACATGTATGACAGCCTGCATGATAATCTGAACTCTGTTGTGAAACAGTCATGTAAGAACAAGTTCAGGTTCTACATACTGGTGACATCAGACGACCCATTCTTCAACGAGACAAAG GAGCTGTTAGAAGCAGAGGGACACATAACAGTAGAACAGTCTCAATTCTGCCTTGGAAAGGATAGTCCCTCATCCCCTCTATACATTATCTTGAGGAACGAAGATATTGCTGAACACATTTGTGAG GTCCCTCACTTGCTTGAATTGAAGAAGTCTCAGAATGTGTTGTTTGCTGGTATTGACCGTCCTGATGACATTGTGAACCTGACCCACCAAGAACTCTTCAGCAAAGGCGGTTTTGTGGTGTTTGAAGGAGCAGCACTGGACACACTCAGTCTCA GCAACATTAAGAAAATGTCTGGTTTCCTGGAGGGGCTGAGTAAAAAGGGGAAGTGGAAATGGCTCTTGCACTACAAAGACAGCCGGAAACTGAAAGAGAACGCACG GTCTAGTGCTGAGGCACAGGGTAAAAAGAGCTTCATGGACATCTGCCAGGAGGCTGGAATGGTGGAGGTCTTACCCTACCATGAATGTGACGTCATTTCAAGGACACGACCCAACTACCTCCACTGTCTAGTCCGGCTGCAGGTCCAGAATGTATCAGCTCGTCTACCTGTATTTATAACTG ACACAACGGCAGACAAAGCGTTTGCAAAACATGGGATATTCACAATGAATATTAACTCCTTCTTGCTGATTTCTCAGAGTGACACTTGCACTATTTCTTAA